The nucleotide sequence CTCCGTACAGACATATATTTTATAAATTTACTTCCGATGGCCTGCCACTCCCCTATCAGCGGTTAGTCATGCCTTGGTACGGTAAGTACTCACTATACAACTGTTGTTATTACTATGAGTATGCAGGGTGGATAGTTTGTAAGGGCGGCTTCACTCAAAACGGCGCGCAGCCGCGACCTATAACATTGCTGAGGCCGCCCAATTCCCCCTGTCAGGTTCAGGGAACCAGTTTCGGGCAAATTTACCTTTGAGCCTGACGCGTTGCGGTAGGCATGCGGCGCGGGCGCTACCTTTGGGGCGTGAAAAACCGCTTTGCGTTTCAGCCACGCTACTTCCTGTTCTGGCTGCTCTTCTTTTTCGGGACCCGGGCGCTGTTTCTGCTGTACCAGGCCGGCCAGACGGCCACCCTAGCGGCGGGCACCATAGCCGGCACGTTCGGCTACGGGCTGCGGCTGGATGCTTCGGCGGCGGCCTACCTGAGTGTGGTGCCGTTTGCGCTGGTGCTGGCCGGCAGTTTGCTGGGGCGGCGCTTCGCCACCGAGCGGCTGCTGCGCTTCTACACGGCCGTGCTGGGCGTGGTGGTGGCCTTCCTGACCGTTGCCGACCTGGAGCTATACCGCACCTGGGGCTTCCGCCTCGATGCCACGCCCCTGCAATACCTGAACTCGCCGGCCGAAATGGCGGCCTCGGCCGGCAACGCGCCGCTGCTGCTGCTGCTGGGCCTGTTTTCGGGGCTGCTGCTGATGGGCTGGGGGCTCTACCAGCTGGTGGTGGGCCGGCTGCCGGCACTGCCGGCCGGCTTCGGGCGCGGGCGGGCGGCGCTGGTGTGCGTGCTGTACGCGGCGCTGCTGGTGGTGCCGCTGCGGGGCGGCGTGCAGCAGATTCCGGTCAACCAGAGCGACGTGTATTTTGCCCGCCAGCCCTTTGCCAACCACGCGGCCGTCAACCTGCCCTGGAATGTGGTGAACTCGCTGACGCTGCAGGAAGCCGACCCGACCCGTTACCAGTTTCTGCCCGACAGCACCGCCCGGCAGCTGGTGCGCCCGCTCTACACCTACACCGCCCCCGATACCACCCGCCTGCTGCGCACCACCCGGCCCAACGTCGTCTTCATTATTCTAGAGAGCTTCACGGGCAAGTTCGTGGCCGGCACCGGCGGCGAAACCGGCGTGACGCCCAACCTCGACAGCCTGGCTCGCACCGGAGTGCTGTTCAACAACATCTATGCGGCCGGCGACCGGAGCCAGAAGGGCTTGGTGGCGCTGCTCTCCGGCTACCCCAGCCAGCCCACATCGGGTGGCATCATCAAGTACCCGCGCAAGACCGAAAAGCTGCCTCACCTGCGCCAGTCGCTGGGGCGGGTGGGCTACAGCTCCCACTATTATTACGGGGGCGAGCTGGCCTTCGCCAACATGAAAAGCTACCTGCGCGCCGCTGGCTACGATGCCTTCACGGAGCGCGAGAACTTCCCGCGCAACCAGCAGAACTCGAAGTGGGGTGCCCACGACCACGTGCTGTTCGATAAGGTGCTGGCCGATTTGCGCACCCAGGCGCAGCCGTTTTTCGTGACGGCTTTCACGCTCAGCAGCCACGAGCCGTTTGAGATTCCTATTGCGCCGAAGTTCAAAGGCACCACCGAAACGGCGCTGTTCCGTAACTCCGTCTACTACACCGATTGGGCGCTGGGCCGCTTCCTGCAGGCCGCCCGCCAGCAGCCCTGGTACGACAACACGCTGCTGGTGCTCGTGGCCGACCACGGCCACACGCTGCCCGGCCGCAGCGTGCCTGAGGAGCCGGCCAAGTTCCGGATTCCGCTGGTGCTGGCCGGCGGCGCGCTACGCCCCGAAGTGCGCGGCCAGGTGCGGGCCGACCTGGGCTCCCAGACCGACGTGGCGGCCACCCTGCTGGCCCAGCTGCAGCTGCCCGCCACCGACTACCACTGGAGCCGCAACCTGCTG is from Hymenobacter yonginensis and encodes:
- a CDS encoding LTA synthase family protein, which gives rise to MKNRFAFQPRYFLFWLLFFFGTRALFLLYQAGQTATLAAGTIAGTFGYGLRLDASAAAYLSVVPFALVLAGSLLGRRFATERLLRFYTAVLGVVVAFLTVADLELYRTWGFRLDATPLQYLNSPAEMAASAGNAPLLLLLGLFSGLLLMGWGLYQLVVGRLPALPAGFGRGRAALVCVLYAALLVVPLRGGVQQIPVNQSDVYFARQPFANHAAVNLPWNVVNSLTLQEADPTRYQFLPDSTARQLVRPLYTYTAPDTTRLLRTTRPNVVFIILESFTGKFVAGTGGETGVTPNLDSLARTGVLFNNIYAAGDRSQKGLVALLSGYPSQPTSGGIIKYPRKTEKLPHLRQSLGRVGYSSHYYYGGELAFANMKSYLRAAGYDAFTERENFPRNQQNSKWGAHDHVLFDKVLADLRTQAQPFFVTAFTLSSHEPFEIPIAPKFKGTTETALFRNSVYYTDWALGRFLQAARQQPWYDNTLLVLVADHGHTLPGRSVPEEPAKFRIPLVLAGGALRPEVRGQVRADLGSQTDVAATLLAQLQLPATDYHWSRNLLRPVQEPSAFYCYTDGFGFITPAGFLAYDNVARQPVIRSRGATQRQVQQGQAYEQLSFADYLGK